CTATCGGCAACAACTGCACCTAATTATCTTCCTGCTCTACTTAAATTAAAATATCCTTTTGCTCAGGAAGGGGACTCAAAAATAGCGGTTTATCAAACAAGCTCCACAGCTAATAATGCGGATGAGTATATTTATAAAAATGGTGTTTGGACTCCACTCTCATTAGTTGAGACTAGAACCGACCAATTTGTATTTTCAGGATGGGATGTAAATGGTTGGGTGTTTGATCCCACATTACGTGTTACAATGAAAAAAGGATTGAATCCTACAGATGACTATATGATGTTAGTGAACTATGTAAAAGAAACCTATGGTACAACTTATCCTACAGTACTTGGTTATTATGGAACAAGCTTACAATCTGAATATTATTATGGCGCATCCGGTTATTATGGCAATATTTCGCTCCGTGAATCTGATAGATTGAAAGACCCTTCTTACGCTGCATTGACTACCGCAGAAGAAAAAGCTGCATTTTTAGAAGCACGCACACAAGAAGGTTTAGCTGTATATTTAGCATTAAAATTCCCTGATGCACAACCACAAGTTAGTGGTATTGATGTATATGCTTATGTTACAACCGCTATATATGACGGTACTACAACATCCACATATATTTACAAATACCAACGTATGGACAATGAAAACTTGAAATGGAAATATATCGAAAGCACAAAACAATAAAATAGATTTTTAATTCACATTTTTAAACAAGCAGACAAATAAAAATGTCTGCTTGTTTTATTATCTTTACTTAATATTTTTGAAAAATAATTATGAAGACTTTTACTCAATCTTACACCGTAAAATCTACGGATACCGCCGCCAGTTTTGGTTCAGGTCTTTTATCTGTTTTTGCCACGCCGGCTATGATTGCTTTAATGGAAAACACTGCTACCCAAACAATTGACAATTTGGATGATAACTTTACTACTGTCGGTATTGAAATTAATGCAAGACATTTGAAAGCATCGACAATTGGAGAAACTGTAATTTGCACAGCGGAACTGATAAATAGAGATGGTAAGATTTATGAGTTTTATATTGAGGTATACAATTCCAGGGGAGATAAAATAGGAACTGCCACCCATAAAAGAGCGGCAGTAAATAAAATTGAATTTATGAAGAAATTAGAGAAATAATTTATTTCATCATTTCTTTTTTCAGAAAATCTTTTGTTTTTACACCTACAAAACGATTCACTTCTTTACCGTTTTTGTAAAGAATTAATGTTGGAATACTTCTCACATTAAAATTATGCGCCATCGCTTGATTTTTATCCACATCCAGCTTACCTACAAAATAACCATCAGGCAAATCTGCAGCCAAATCGTTTAAAATAGGAGCCATCATTTTACAAGGCATACACCATTCTGCCCAAAAATCAACCAAAATTGTTTTTCCTTTCAATTGGTGATTAAAATTTGCATCAGACAATGTAACTATTTTTTCGTGTGGCGCTACGTTAGAAATATTTTTCATTTTTCTTTTGGCATACCAACTGAAAAAAACCAGTAGTAATAAAACTACAACTAAAATAATAATAAATATCTTCATATATTTTTGAATTTAATTTTAATCATTTATTCCTCAATAGGTAGATTATTTGAAAACCAACCGGTAAAACCGTCAGTCATTTTGTAGATATTCTCGAATCCATTTTCAATCATAAAATCTACCACCGAAGTGCTTCGATTTTGTGTTCTACAATAAATCAAATACGTTTTCCCGCATTCAAATTGGAGTATTTTCTCCCAAAAATCCGGTTGATAAAAATCAATATTAAGCGCTCCTTTGATATACCCTAATTCAAATTCGTCAAAAGTTCGAACATCAAGAAGAACTATTTCTTTATTTTTTTGAAGAAGTTTATAAGCTTCCTCCGAATTTACATCCATCATATTTTCATTCTAAAAAAGTATTAAACCTAAATAATTTTGGGTAATAATTTGAGCTTTGTCCACTTGGAATAAACACCCCACGCTTTTTTCATCCAATGTCCAACTACAGGCATTGGAATCATTATTTCTGTTTTACCGTTACGATAAACAAATGCAGCTCCATCTCCCATATCCATAACACAGATAATGCTTAAATCTTTTTGGTATCCTTTTCGCTTTGGAGAGCTTTTCTCTATTTGAATAATATTGTATGCTGCGTTACTTCCCATAATTTCTGCTACGTGTCCTTGTTTTGCAATCCAATCAGGACCTTCAAGAGCTGCAGCATCGCCAATAGCAAAAATATTCGGAAATTCCGGTATTTGACAATAATCGTTTATTTTCACAAAATCGGCTTCGGATAACGGTAAATCGGTATTTTTTAATACGGCAGAACCTGTTCCGGCTGAAATAAACATTATCAAGTCTGATTCCAATTTTGTGTTGTCCTCAAAAACAATACCATCAGCAATAAACTCTGTTATTTTTTTGCTATAACGTGTTTCTATTTTTTTTGATTTTAACATTTTAGGCATAGCATTTAACGCCGCTTTACCCATTTTTGCGCCTGGTTCCGCCATTGGTGCAAACATAGTGAGTTCAAAGTTATTGCGAATTCCCTTTCTCCTTAAATAATTATCCAAATTGAAAACAAACTCAAAAGCAGGACCTCCACGCACTGCCGATTTATCTTTAGGATTGCCGCCAAAACCAATGGCGATTTTTCCGCTTCCTTTTGCAATAAGATTATCTAATTGAGTTTGAAGTTCAAGTGTTTGCTCAGGTTTTCCACATATCGTGGTAGTATATTCCATTCCCTTCAAAGTCAATTTATCTGCACCAAAAGCAACAATCAAATAATCATAACTCAATGTTTGGCTATTACAAATCACCAAATTTTCAGACGCTTTAATTCCGGTAACTTTATCAATAGTTAAGTTGAATTGATGTTTCTTACTGATTTTTTGCAATGAGATTTTTACATCTTTTTCATTGATTTTATGCACGGGAATCCAAATAGAAACTGGATACAAATACAAAAAATCTCTATCCGAAACCAAAGTAACATCAAACAATTTACTCTTTTGCAAATCAATTGCCGCTTGCACTCCGGCAAAACCGCCACCAAGAATTAAAACTTTTTTCATAATTATTTTGATTTTAAAAATTCATGATAAGTATTGTGTTTATTCTCACGATCTTTCACAATCAGTGTTGTAGTAGGCGCTTTTGATTTCATATTGAACATAATATCATGTCCCATACATAACCCGAAAGATATATTTAAATTGGTATTTTTATCCGCAAGAAAATCAGCTTGTCCTGCTGGATTACACGAAGTACCGCGAACATTTTCATCATCAAGTAATTCAGCGGCAGGAATTTTACCGTATTTACAATCAACGGTATAAACATCGAATTTTTCACTCAAACGTTGCTTTAATTGATTTGCTTCACGGGTCATCCCAATGCAATGCGCAATTCCAATACGTTTTATCCCGGAATTTTCAGCAAATTTCATCAATTCTGCCACACGGTTTTGACCCATTAAAAGCGAGTCTTCAGCCGCACGCATCATCTTCAAATCATCTTTCGTATATAATTCTTTTTGTTCTTTCATGCTGCTTTTTTACTTACACCTCTCATACCCATTTTTTTAAAATAATCAAACCATTTATCTTCAGGAATTTGTATTTTAAATAATGTTTCTAATGAAAGCAGTTCATCTTTACCCTTTGCTAAAACATCGTACATATGAATTAAATTCGACGATTTAATATTTGCCCCGCAATGCACAAATACTTTCTTGTCAGCTAAACCATTCATAATTCCGGCAAATGTATTATAATGTATCGGTTGTAAATCAGAACAATCCACAGGAAAATGTACGTAATACATACCAAGTTTTTCCGTAACAGCAGCTTCATTTATCAAAGCATTTTTTGCTGTTGGAGTGGAGATATTAAAAACAACCTCAAATCCCGCTTTTTTTAATTCGGCAATTTCTTCTTCTGTCGGTTGTGCTCCGGATGATAATTTATCCGAATATTGAAAATAATTTTCTGTCATATTAATCTAATTCTTTTGAAATTGTCATAGCGGCAATCGTTCCGTCCGCCACAGCCGTCGTAATTTGACGATATTTTTTGCTTATGATGTCGCCTACGGCATACACATCAGAAATGCTGGTCTGCATATCTTCATTAGTTTTAATATAGCCCCATTTATCTAATTCAGGAAGTGTATTTCCCAGCGTGGAAACATTAGCTTTGAAACCGATAAAAACAAAAACTCCGTCCGATTCTAATTCGCTTAATTCTTTGGTCTTCAAATTTTCAACTACAGTAATCATTTTATCTCCGCGTTTTTCAAATTTACGGGGTTCATATTCGTACATTACTGATATTTTATCGTTTTTCTGCAATTCTTCAACAGCCGTTTGATTTGCTGTTAATTTATCAAATTGATGAATCATTGTTATTTTTTTTGCAAATTTGGTAATAAACAACGATTCTTCCACTGCTGAATTTCCTCCTCCAATTACTACCACGTCTTTGTCGTCGAAGTATTTTGCATCGCAAGTAGCACAGTATGAAATACCTTTTCCTTTCAGTTCAACTTCGCCGGGAGCATTCATTGTATTTGGAGTTGTTCCCGTAGCAATAATGATTTTTTTTGCTTTGATGGTTTCCAATTCATCAATTATGATTTCCTTCTTTTGTAAATCTACCGAAGTTACATCAACGGCTACTTTATAGTCAATTCCTGTATGTTTTGCTTGCTCGCTCATAAAATGTGCTAACATAAAACCCGGTTGGGGTTGTTCAAAACCGGGATAATTGGAAACTTGATGTGTGGTTCCCATATAACCTCCCGGAAGCGAAGGATCTATCAATAGGGTTTTGATTTTAGCTTGACCAAGATAAATTCCCGCAGTTAATCCAGCAGGACCACCTCCAAGAATTGCAACATCATACTCTGAAACAGACGATTTCTGATTCGCTTTTATTGCAGCAGCTTCTTCTTCCGATATCATTTTATCCAGTCTTTCTATTATTTCCGCTTTTTTAATACCACCACTGATAGTGTCTAAAATTTGTTTCCCATTGTCGAAAAACAGTAATGTTGGCGATGAATTTACCCCCAAAGAAGTTGCCAATTCACGGTTTCCCTGACGAAATATTTTTAAAAACTTAATTTTTTCTCCGTAAAGTTCCGCCAACGCTTCGAATTTTGGCGCTAATGCTTCACAAGGCGGACATTCTGTCGAATAAAAATCCAATACGACCTTTCCGCCTTTTAATACCTCATTTTCAAAATCTTGTGTATTAATTTCTTTCATAACTTAATTATATAATTTTTTCTTTATTCTTATTTTCAGTAAAAAACAATCAACTTGAATATATGTTCATTTATTCATTTGTTAAAATAAAAAAATATTGTCATTTTGATTTTCTTGATAAATCTTTACGAAGATTCTCCACTTTACTCAAAATGACAATTTCATTTTAAATAAAATGCACTTCCCAAAGTAAGCAGTTCTTTTATTGGTCTGCAGTCAGGAGTGTTGATGTGTCCATTTTTATTTTTAGCCACGGATGCACAACCCCCGCCACAAGCAAGAGCAACTTCGCAAGATTTGCATTTTTCAATGGTAGTAATATCACGGTTTTGCCATTCTTCAATAGTATCTTCATTTTTGGTTATGTAAGGATAGAATGTGCCTAACTCCTCCCCTTTTTTCCCAACGGTTGCAGTGCAAGAATAGATGGTTCCGGTATAATCAAATGCCCATTCTGTTTTACATGCAGGGCAACTATCAAACAATGGAGCCGGGAGTTCCTCATACTCAGCAATATACTTTGTTATAGAATACGCCGGTTTATAAAATTCGGTAATATGAGGATTTTTTTTGATCAACTCATACAGATATGCGTACAAAGTTGCCCTATCAAAAAGTTTTTCCGGCGTGCTGTTACAATAATGAAGTTCGTAATTTCTCCCAATTTGTGTTTTGAAATACAGTGATTTTGTCCACCCCTTTTCAATTGTAAATTGAGCTAAATCAGCCAAATTATCAATATTTTCTTTATCTACTACAACTCGAAGATTAATGTTTAATTTTGCTTCTAAACACGCATCAATTCCTTTGGTAATTTTTTCAAAAGTAGGTTTTTTACCATGTAAATATCTGCGTTGGTCGTGTATTTGTTGTGTGCCGTCCAGCGTCACCTGTATTTCACGTATCCTTGCCGTTTTCAACAAATCAATATATTCTTCCAATGTATAACCGTTGGTAACAAATGCCAAATCTAAGTTAGCTTCGTTTGCTTTTTCAATAAAATAAGCGATAAGTTTACGATGGTTTTCACCGGGTAAAAGCGGTTCTCCTCCAAAAACAGTAATATATTTTTGTCTTCCTGCAAATTCTAATTTAATATATTTGAAAAAAGCATCAACGATTTCAGTATTCAAAACTTGTTTTACAGGTTCATAACCTTCCTGATAACAATATGAACAAGCAAAATTACAAGAGTAATTCGGCACGAAAAACAACTGAGTTTCATCGCTTTCACGATTTTCTATAAAGTTAAGATATTCAAACTTAAAAATACGCTTTTCATTTTCATCGTCAACTAAATATCCTCTATCGGCAAATTCTTCATTATTATCTTGCTCTTTTTCAAGCATGGCTAATTCTTCTGCCGATATAAAATCAGCCGATTTATGAAGTGGATTTACAATAAAAAACTCTTCTGAATCTTTTACTTTGACCACAATATTATGTTTGCTCTTACTCAAAACAAATAATTTTAACTACACAATGAGATTAAAAAATATAAAGATTAACTAACCCCCAAAGTGAAAGAATAAATTTCCATTTTAGGGGTTAGAGATCATTTTTAATCGTGGCAACCTGCCACAAATTTTGAAACTTTTGCACAACATTGTGCTTGCTTGGTTTCTGAAATCGTGTTGCATCCGCAACTTTTTTTCACTACACTTTTCATTTTAAAATTGTATTTATTGTTGTGAAATTTATTTTTTCCCGTAGATAGTAATGCTTGCGACTTCAGCTTTTCCTTTGGCGTAAGGTTGAGATTCTTCCAAAATTTTTATTTCAGTAAATCCTGCCTTTTCAAGCATTTCAAAGTATTCGGCACGTGTTACAGCTCCTGCCCAACATTCTGCAACCGCTTCAGGGTCATTTCTGTATTCTTCAGCAATGGGTTCAGTAGCATAAATATCGCTTACTACAAAACGTCCGCCGGTTTTCAAAATACGATATACTTCCTTCCAAACCGATTGTTTATTTGACGCGTGATTTATTGTACAATTTGAAATCACTACATTTACCAAACCATTTTTCAATGGTAATTTTTCTAAATCTGCGTATAAAATCTCCGCATTTTTCACATCAAATTTTGTCAATGTAGATTTCGCTTTAGCAATCATTCCTTCCGAAAT
The genomic region above belongs to uncultured Paludibacter sp. and contains:
- a CDS encoding putative metal-binding protein (Evidence 3 : Putative function from multiple computational evidences), which translates into the protein MKEQKELYTKDDLKMMRAAEDSLLMGQNRVAELMKFAENSGIKRIGIAHCIGMTREANQLKQRLSEKFDVYTVDCKYGKIPAAELLDDENVRGTSCNPAGQADFLADKNTNLNISFGLCMGHDIMFNMKSKAPTTTLIVKDRENKHNTYHEFLKSK
- a CDS encoding FAD-dependent pyridine nucleotide-disulfide oxidoreductase, which encodes MKKVLILGGGFAGVQAAIDLQKSKLFDVTLVSDRDFLYLYPVSIWIPVHKINEKDVKISLQKISKKHQFNLTIDKVTGIKASENLVICNSQTLSYDYLIVAFGADKLTLKGMEYTTTICGKPEQTLELQTQLDNLIAKGSGKIAIGFGGNPKDKSAVRGGPAFEFVFNLDNYLRRKGIRNNFELTMFAPMAEPGAKMGKAALNAMPKMLKSKKIETRYSKKITEFIADGIVFEDNTKLESDLIMFISAGTGSAVLKNTDLPLSEADFVKINDYCQIPEFPNIFAIGDAAALEGPDWIAKQGHVAEIMGSNAAYNIIQIEKSSPKRKGYQKDLSIICVMDMGDGAAFVYRNGKTEIMIPMPVVGHWMKKAWGVYSKWTKLKLLPKII
- a CDS encoding putative Beta-lactamase hydrolase-family protein (Evidence 3 : Putative function from multiple computational evidences), translating into MTENYFQYSDKLSSGAQPTEEEIAELKKAGFEVVFNISTPTAKNALINEAAVTEKLGMYYVHFPVDCSDLQPIHYNTFAGIMNGLADKKVFVHCGANIKSSNLIHMYDVLAKGKDELLSLETLFKIQIPEDKWFDYFKKMGMRGVSKKAA
- a CDS encoding Thioesterase superfamily — translated: MKTFTQSYTVKSTDTAASFGSGLLSVFATPAMIALMENTATQTIDNLDDNFTTVGIEINARHLKASTIGETVICTAELINRDGKIYEFYIEVYNSRGDKIGTATHKRAAVNKIEFMKKLEK
- a CDS encoding conserved hypothetical protein (Evidence 4 : Unknown function but conserved in other organisms), whose translation is MKIFIIILVVVLLLLVFFSWYAKRKMKNISNVAPHEKIVTLSDANFNHQLKGKTILVDFWAEWCMPCKMMAPILNDLAADLPDGYFVGKLDVDKNQAMAHNFNVRSIPTLILYKNGKEVNRFVGVKTKDFLKKEMMK
- a CDS encoding Arylsulfatase regulator, encoding MSKSKHNIVVKVKDSEEFFIVNPLHKSADFISAEELAMLEKEQDNNEEFADRGYLVDDENEKRIFKFEYLNFIENRESDETQLFFVPNYSCNFACSYCYQEGYEPVKQVLNTEIVDAFFKYIKLEFAGRQKYITVFGGEPLLPGENHRKLIAYFIEKANEANLDLAFVTNGYTLEEYIDLLKTARIREIQVTLDGTQQIHDQRRYLHGKKPTFEKITKGIDACLEAKLNINLRVVVDKENIDNLADLAQFTIEKGWTKSLYFKTQIGRNYELHYCNSTPEKLFDRATLYAYLYELIKKNPHITEFYKPAYSITKYIAEYEELPAPLFDSCPACKTEWAFDYTGTIYSCTATVGKKGEELGTFYPYITKNEDTIEEWQNRDITTIEKCKSCEVALACGGGCASVAKNKNGHINTPDCRPIKELLTLGSAFYLK
- a CDS encoding SAM-dependent methyltransferase, which translates into the protein MHKTNRKMDVDAINKRYTYLSEKTCCLSCGGALNYVKATVGEICVDLGSGRGNDVVRLAEVVGESGYVYGIDISEGMIAKAKSTLTKFDVKNAEILYADLEKLPLKNGLVNVVISNCTINHASNKQSVWKEVYRILKTGGRFVVSDIYATEPIAEEYRNDPEAVAECWAGAVTRAEYFEMLEKAGFTEIKILEESQPYAKGKAEVASITIYGKK
- a CDS encoding Phage shock protein E, which produces MDVNSEEAYKLLQKNKEIVLLDVRTFDEFELGYIKGALNIDFYQPDFWEKILQFECGKTYLIYCRTQNRSTSVVDFMIENGFENIYKMTDGFTGWFSNNLPIEE
- a CDS encoding Thioredoxin reductase; its protein translation is MKEINTQDFENEVLKGGKVVLDFYSTECPPCEALAPKFEALAELYGEKIKFLKIFRQGNRELATSLGVNSSPTLLFFDNGKQILDTISGGIKKAEIIERLDKMISEEEAAAIKANQKSSVSEYDVAILGGGPAGLTAGIYLGQAKIKTLLIDPSLPGGYMGTTHQVSNYPGFEQPQPGFMLAHFMSEQAKHTGIDYKVAVDVTSVDLQKKEIIIDELETIKAKKIIIATGTTPNTMNAPGEVELKGKGISYCATCDAKYFDDKDVVVIGGGNSAVEESLFITKFAKKITMIHQFDKLTANQTAVEELQKNDKISVMYEYEPRKFEKRGDKMITVVENLKTKELSELESDGVFVFIGFKANVSTLGNTLPELDKWGYIKTNEDMQTSISDVYAVGDIISKKYRQITTAVADGTIAAMTISKELD